One region of Chryseobacterium muglaense genomic DNA includes:
- a CDS encoding TIGR03915 family putative DNA repair protein, translating into MTTLLYDGSFDGLFTAIFEVFEYRYTDVEICSKENFQQENMFAEIHEVITQQEKSERVLNKLEKSLGKSGMNQLLKVFLSEDQEMESLILSAVKQSIKHPEENILQNFADEDILKISKICKSVSRERHRMTAFVRFEKLQDDIYFAKIDPDFNVLPLIRKHFKDRYADQKWMIYDLKRHYGLFYDLENCEFFYPDEKLDLNQYQQKFHEEEKKYQTLWQSYFTKTNIKERKNTKLHIQHVPKRYWKYLTEKW; encoded by the coding sequence ATGACCACTCTACTCTACGACGGAAGTTTCGACGGACTTTTCACTGCGATATTTGAAGTTTTTGAATATAGATATACTGATGTGGAGATTTGCAGTAAAGAAAATTTTCAGCAAGAGAATATGTTTGCCGAAATTCATGAAGTGATTACCCAACAGGAAAAATCGGAGAGAGTTTTAAATAAATTAGAAAAGAGTTTAGGTAAATCAGGAATGAATCAGTTGTTGAAAGTTTTTTTATCGGAAGATCAGGAAATGGAAAGTTTGATTTTATCCGCAGTAAAACAATCTATAAAACATCCCGAAGAAAATATATTACAAAATTTTGCGGATGAAGATATTCTAAAAATCTCAAAAATATGCAAATCTGTAAGCCGAGAAAGACACAGAATGACTGCATTTGTACGGTTTGAAAAATTGCAGGATGATATTTATTTTGCGAAAATAGATCCTGATTTTAATGTTTTACCTTTAATTAGAAAACATTTTAAAGACCGTTACGCAGACCAAAAATGGATGATTTATGATTTGAAAAGACATTATGGTTTGTTCTATGATTTGGAAAACTGTGAATTCTTTTATCCTGACGAAAAATTAGATCTAAACCAATATCAGCAGAAATTTCACGAAGAAGAAAAGAAATACCAAACGCTTTGGCAAAGTTATTTTACCAAAACCAATATTAAAGAAAGGAAAAATACAAAATTGCATATTCAGCATGTCCCGAAACGATACTGGAAATATTTGACGGAGAAATGGTAA
- a CDS encoding GNAT family N-acetyltransferase encodes MQTFRTTSENPDFQNLVKKLDAYLAFIDGEDHAFYHQFNKIDLLKNCIVIFEDEKPVACGALKPIDENTMEVKRMFTLPEYRGKGFAVSVLTELEIWAKELGFEKVVLETGKKQTEAVALYHKCNYNIIPNYGQYAGVENSVCFEKVL; translated from the coding sequence ATGCAAACCTTTAGAACAACTTCCGAGAATCCCGATTTTCAAAATCTTGTGAAAAAGTTGGATGCATATTTAGCTTTTATAGACGGCGAAGATCATGCTTTTTATCATCAGTTCAATAAAATTGATCTGCTTAAAAACTGCATTGTGATTTTTGAAGATGAAAAACCGGTTGCCTGCGGAGCATTAAAACCCATTGATGAAAATACTATGGAAGTAAAAAGAATGTTTACACTTCCTGAATATCGTGGAAAAGGTTTTGCGGTATCAGTCTTAACAGAACTGGAAATCTGGGCTAAGGAGCTTGGTTTTGAAAAAGTAGTTTTAGAAACTGGGAAGAAGCAAACAGAAGCTGTTGCTCTTTATCATAAATGCAACTACAATATTATTCCAAATTACGGGCAATACGCAGGAGTAGAAAACAGTGTTTGTTTTGAAAAAGTTTTATAA